GAAACGCGCATTGAAACTCCTTTGGTTTTTTTAGACTGAAGCAACGAAAAGCCGAACTCGGAAAGGGGCGTTGAAGATGTCTCGCAAGCGCGTGGTCTTCACGTCTTTCGCGAATTGTCCGATGCCGCCAACGCGAGTGCGAAAGCACAAACGAACGGTAATGCGAACAATTCTCAATACTTGAAGCAGTTTATCACTGTTCGGGGGGAGAAACAAACGCGAAAGCTTCGAAAGCCTTGCTGCGACAGGGTCTTACGCGAAGCTTAAGTGGAGTTTTCGCGCTGGTTGCGGCAAGGCGCCGCGATGGCGTTGCGGTTGAACACGGAGTGAGACATGGAGCGACATGCGCGACGGCAAAGCGCCGCGCCTCGTAACCCTTCCGCAACGGCGGAAACGTGGACGGAAGCTAGTCCGTGCCCGTCAGATGATCGCCGACATTCGCGCCGAACACCCGCTCGCGCAGCAACGCAAGCTGGTCGCGCACCTGAGCCGCTTTTTCGAATTCGAGATTTTTCGCGTGCTCCATCATCTGCTTCTCAAGCCGCTTGATCTCCTTGGAGATCTGCTTTTCGGACATGTCTTCGAATTTCGCACGAACCTGCTGCTCCTTCAGCTCGGCGCGCGCTTCGTCGACGTTGTAGACGCCGTCGATAATGTCCTTGATCCGCTTCACCACGCCGCGCGGCACGATGCCCATCTTCTCGTTGAACGCAATCTGCTTCGCGCGCCGCCGTTCGGTTTCGTCGATCGCGCGTTTCATTGAATCGGTGATCTTGTCCGCGTAGAGAATCGCCTTGCCGTTCACGTTACGCGCGGCCCGGCCGATCGTCTGGATCAGCGAGCGCTCGGCGCGCAAGAAACCTTCCTTGTCGGCATCGAGAATGGCAACGAGCGACACTTCGGGAATGTCCAGCCCTTCGCGCAACAGGTTGATCCCGACCAGCACGTCGAACGTACCCAGGCGCAGGTCGCGAATGATTTCGACGCGCTCGACGGTGTCGATGTCGCTGTGCAGATAGCGCACCTTCACGCCGTGATCGGCGAGAAACTCCGTCAGTTGCTCGGCCATGCGCTTGGTCAGCACCGTGACGAGCACGCGGTCGCCCGCCTTCACGCGCTCGTTGATCTCGGCCAGCACGTCGTCGACCTGCGTCCGCGCCGGCCGCACCTCGATTTCCGGATCGACGAGACCTGTTGGGCGCACGACCTGCTCGGCCACCTGCCCCGCCGTCTTCTTCTCGTAGTCGGCGGGCGTCGCCGACACGAACACGACCTGACGCATCTTGCGCTCGAACTCGTTGAACTTGAGCGGCCGGTTATCGAGCGCGGACGGCAGCCGGAAGCCGTAATCGACGAGATTTTCCTTGCGCGCGCGGTCGCCGTTGTACATGCCGTTCAACTGGCCGATCAGCACGTGCGATTCGTCGAGGAACATCATCGCGTCGGCAGGCAGATAGTCGACCAGCGTCGGCGGCGGCTCGCCGGGCGCGGCGCCCGAGAAATGCCGCGAATAGTTCTCGATGCCCTTGCAGAAACCCAGTTCCTGCAACATTTCCAGATCGAAACGGGTGCGCTGTTCGAGCCGTTGCGCTTCGACGAGCTTGCCGTCGCCATAGAAGAATTCGAGCCGGTCGCGTAACTCGGACTTGATCGTCTCGACGGCGCGCATCACCGTCTCACGCGGCGTCACATAGTGCGACGACGGGTAGACGGTGAAACGCGGAATCTTCTGACGCACGCGGCCCGTGAGCGGATCGAATAGTTGCAGCGTATCGATTTCGTCGTCGAACAGTTCGACGCGCACGGCCATTTCCGCATGCTCGGCCGGAAAAATATCGATCGTGTCGCCGCGCACGCGGAACGAGCCGCGCGCGAAGTCGGCTTCGTTGCGGTTGTACTGCATCGCGATCAGACGCGCGATGATGTCGCGCTGTCCCATCTTGTCGCCCGTACGCAGCGTCAGAATCATCTGGTGATATTCCGACGGATTCCCGATACCGTAGATCGCCGATACGGTTGCGACGATCACGACGTCGCGCCGCTCCATCAGGCTCTTGGTGGCCGACAGACGCATCTGCTCGATGTGCTCGTTGATCGACGAGTCCTTTTCGATGAACAGATCGCGTTGCGGAACGTACGCTTCCGGCTGGTAATAGTCGTAGTACGAGACGAAGTATTCGACGGCATTGCGCGGAAAAAACTCGCGAAACTCAGAGTACAGCTGCGCGGCGAGCGTCTTGTTCGGC
The DNA window shown above is from Paraburkholderia sp. PGU19 and carries:
- the uvrB gene encoding excinuclease ABC subunit UvrB, which encodes MSEHHLSEVHDALDESKFVTFEGSPFRLYQPYPPAGDQPTAIDTLVEGVEDGLSFQTLLGVTGSGKTYTMANTIARLGRPAIVFAPNKTLAAQLYSEFREFFPRNAVEYFVSYYDYYQPEAYVPQRDLFIEKDSSINEHIEQMRLSATKSLMERRDVVIVATVSAIYGIGNPSEYHQMILTLRTGDKMGQRDIIARLIAMQYNRNEADFARGSFRVRGDTIDIFPAEHAEMAVRVELFDDEIDTLQLFDPLTGRVRQKIPRFTVYPSSHYVTPRETVMRAVETIKSELRDRLEFFYGDGKLVEAQRLEQRTRFDLEMLQELGFCKGIENYSRHFSGAAPGEPPPTLVDYLPADAMMFLDESHVLIGQLNGMYNGDRARKENLVDYGFRLPSALDNRPLKFNEFERKMRQVVFVSATPADYEKKTAGQVAEQVVRPTGLVDPEIEVRPARTQVDDVLAEINERVKAGDRVLVTVLTKRMAEQLTEFLADHGVKVRYLHSDIDTVERVEIIRDLRLGTFDVLVGINLLREGLDIPEVSLVAILDADKEGFLRAERSLIQTIGRAARNVNGKAILYADKITDSMKRAIDETERRRAKQIAFNEKMGIVPRGVVKRIKDIIDGVYNVDEARAELKEQQVRAKFEDMSEKQISKEIKRLEKQMMEHAKNLEFEKAAQVRDQLALLRERVFGANVGDHLTGTD